In the Flavobacterium sp. J372 genome, one interval contains:
- a CDS encoding DUF2256 domain-containing protein: protein MHKGNKSYLPSKLCTACGREFSWRKKWEKIGMRLSTAVINAEKLNDL, encoded by the coding sequence ATGCACAAGGGCAACAAGAGTTATCTGCCGTCTAAGCTATGTACTGCTTGCGGGCGCGAATTTTCCTGGCGCAAGAAATGGGAAAAAATTGGGATGAGGTTAAGTACTGCAGTGATAAATGCAGAAAAACTAAATGATTTGTAA